One genomic window of Danio rerio strain Tuebingen ecotype United States chromosome 24, GRCz12tu, whole genome shotgun sequence includes the following:
- the usp12a gene encoding ubiquitin carboxyl-terminal hydrolase 12A, translating into MEILMTVSKFASFCTMGANASALEKEIGSEQFPVNEHYFGLVNFGNTCYCNSVLQALYFCRPFREKILAYRSQPRRKENLLTCLADLFHSIANQKRKVGVIPPKKFITRLRKENELFDNYMQQDAHEFLNYLLNTIADLLQEERKQDKQNGKLANGTLDSQNNNSTPPSTTWVHEIFQGTLTNETRCLTCETISSKDEDFLDLSVDVEQNTSITHCLRGFSNTETLCSEYKYYCEECRSKQEAHKRMRVKKLPMILALHLKRFKYMEQLQRYTKLSYRVVFPLELRLFNTSGDATNPERLYDLVAVVVHCGSGPNRGHYIAIVKSHDFWLLFDDDIVEKIDAQAIEEFYGLTSEISKNSESGYILFYQSRD; encoded by the exons ATGGAAATCCTAATGACAGTTTCCAAATTTGCCTCTTTTTGTACCATG GGCGCCAATGCCTCCGCTTTGGAGAAAGAGATCGGCTCGGAGCAGTTCCCAGTCAACGAGCATTACTTCGGATTGGTCAAC TTCGGAAACACCTGCTACTGTAACTCTGTGCTCCAGGCTCTGTACTTCTGCCGGCCGTTTCGGGAGAAGATCCTCGCGTACAGGAGTCAACCGCGCCGCAAGGAGAACCTGCTCACCTGCCTGGCTGACCTGttccacagtatagccaaccagAAGAGGAAAGTTGGCGTTATACCGCCGAAGAAGTTCATTACGCGACTACGGAAAGAGAATG AACTGTTTGATAACTACATGCAGCAAGATGCACATGAGTTTCTCAACTACCTGCTGAACACTATAGCAGATCTGCTCCAAGAAGAGCGCAAACAAGACAAGCAGAATGGCAAGCTTGCCAACGGCACACTCGATTCCCAGAACAATAACAGCACCCCACCCTCCACCACCTGGGTTCATGAGATCTTCCAGGGCACGTTGACCAATGAGACGCGATGCCTCACCTGCGAAACG ATAAGCAGCAAAGATGAGGATTTCTTGGATTTGTCAGTGGACGTGGAGCAGAACACTTCAATCACGCACTGTCTCAG AGGTTTCAGTAATACAGAGACGTTGTGCAGTGAATATAAATATTACTGTGAGGAATGCAGAAGTAAACAGGAGGCACACAAACG AATGCGGGTTAAGAAACTTCCCATGATCCTCGCCTTGCACTTGAAGAGATTTAAATACATGGAGCAGCTGCAGCGCTACACTAAGCTAAGCTACCGTGTGGTCTTCCCTCTGGAGCTCCGCCTCTTTAACACCTCTGGTGACGCCACCAATCCCGAGAGGCTTTACGACCTGGTCGCTGTGGTGGTGCATTGTGGCAG TGGTCCAAACCGAGGACACTACATCGCAATTGTAAAAAGTCATGATTTCTGGCTACTGTTTGATGACGACATTGTAGAG AAAATCGATGCCCAGGCGATTGAAGAGTTCTACGGATTAACCTCGGAAATTTCCAAGAACTCTGAGTCCGGCTACATCCTGTTTTACCAGTCCAGAGACTGA